AAGATGCTTCAGCCAAGTACCTCCAAAGATGTGATTCCTTATAAACATTGCCTTAGGGTAGATTCTCACGTATGTTTCTCAGCGAAATGTGCAGTGGCTGCgacaggacagtgcactgattgtctTAGCAGGCCATCAGTAAGCCAGGAACCAGAAAAGAAGGTGGGAGTACGGGCAGGTAAGCATAATATGCCCCTTTCAGCCAGGTATTTCCCATGGAGCCAGATATGTTTCTAGATGCCAGGTATGTCTCCTGTACCCAGATATGTCTCTTCCAGACAGATTTGTCCCCTGAagctggatatgtccccctgcaaaCATAACTCCCATCATTGCCAGATACCTCCtgccatgtagccagataccttcccatgGTTTTTTCTCCATCCAGCcgagaccaccatgatgatttcttcagctacaattcatctcttgccAGAGAACTGCACAGACAAACATATTACAGTAGGCTCTTCCCTTTTTTtgtacctataggctcccatacagtagtaattctgctgtttggtatgtgggttacccctgtatgtaggatcccccatatagtaataaggaggTAAAGGGGGAAGGGAGGAGGTGTAGAGCGGGGGTGAAAGGAGGAGGGGTGAGATGAGGTGATGAAGGGTGGATTTGGCGCCGGGGGTGCTATTCTAAGCTGTGAGGAATCCAGCTTGCTCCTGATCAGGGAACTGAGCCAACGAGGGGGTTGTGGTGCATCCTGATACCCCACATGGGGCTCTGGCAGCAGTGGGATGTGGACCAGGAGATGAGGGGGCCCCCAATGTACACTGGCAGCTGCTGCTGGTTCTCCTCTTCCGGGGCTCACCTCTGCCTGCTTGCCCGACCACCCAGGACCCTTCACCGGGCTGCTGCTGACCTTCTTTGAGCTCCAGTGAGTACTATAGATGGCATCTGGTAAGGGAGAAGGGATTATTGATGCATTGGATTTTGCAGCAGAAAGAAAAGAAGCAGTGGGGCGTTTTTATGACAaataagttttttgtttttttttaatttgctgacTATTTGTAACTGGAATTTTAAAGTGTAAAACTGTATCTTCTTTTAAATAGATGCATGTTCCCATTTCTATATgttttgtgtgtatataatacatatggggttttgtttctttttccagGTGAAGACTGGATCATACCATCTGGAGATAAACCATTTTCATGCATGGAGTGTGGGAAATGGTTTAAGCTTAAACATCTTCTTGAAAAATATCATAGAATTCAGTCTGGAGAGAAGCCCTTtgcgtgttcagaatgtggaaagtgttttaACCAGAAATCCGTTCTTGTtagacatcagagaactcacacaggggataagccatattcatgtttacaATGTGGAAAATGCTTCATGCGTAAAGATTCTCTTGAgcgacatcaaagaattcacacaggcgagaagccattttcatgtgcaGAATGTGGTAGATGTTTTACAGATAAATCAGCTGTTGTTGAACATatgagaattcacacaggtgaaaagccatattcatgttcagaatgtgaaagGTGCTATAACCATAAATCGAGACTTGTGGAACATCTAAgaagtcacagaggggagaagccatattcatgttcagaatgtgggaaaagttttagcaaaaaatcaaatcttgttaaacatctaaaaactcacacaggggaaaagccatattcatgttgtGAATGTGGAAGGTCTTTTACCCATAAGTCATCTCTTGTGGAACACCTGAGAACTCACACTGAggagaagcctttttcatgtgctcaatgtgggaagtgttttacccATAAGTCAAGTTTTGTGGAACATCTAAGAGGTCATACAGGAGAgagaccattttcatgttcagaatgtgggaaatgttttacgaaAAAATCACATCTTATTAAACATCAGAGcattcatacaggagagaagccatattcatgttctgaatgtgggaaatgttttattactaAAGCAAAACTTAAGGATCATCAGAgaattcatacaggggagaagccgtattcatgttcagaatgtatgAAGTGTTTTAGCCAGAAAGCTGCTCTTATTAAACATCAAAAAAGTCACTTGGGGGAAAGCTGTTTCACTGTAAAATTTGTATAAGATGTCTGGGATGCAGAGAGCCATTGTAATCACTGTTCACAATAAACACTGCCTTTGCGGGACGTTTTCAAACCTTCTAGCTCAAGGTTTATTTCCTAAATTGGTGGAATGAAAGCCAAAAGCCCTGGTACATGGCCTGACGAGCAAGACCATGCGGCTGGGACACTCCAACCACCGGCTTCATTTGTGCGGCCACTTACATCCACCGTTATAGGCCGCATGTCCCTTCTTTACAGATGTGCAGCCACTGATTTTACCAGTCACACAACAGATGAAATCAGCCAATGAGCATAGATTACACATGCCGATTATCGGGTGAATGAGTGTTCCTACCAAGAATCGGGGTAAGGGATCCTGTAGGTGTGTGATAAGGATGCACCTCTAGGGTGCTGTTATATTTACCATCTGTTCCAAATTCCAATTCTAAagtttatagtgtgcactgagtAACCTCACTAACACACTGATAGTTAAGGTGGATGttgtttattcaaagatggcagccagtatatatatcctgggggaaggttgtgtgtgtgtgtgtgtgtgtgtatatatatatctcatgagGGTGGGAAGTGTGTATATGTTTatcctgggggagggggcagtgtatatacatatatacacatactgaggctttgaa
Above is a window of Dendropsophus ebraccatus isolate aDenEbr1 chromosome 7, aDenEbr1.pat, whole genome shotgun sequence DNA encoding:
- the LOC138797163 gene encoding gastrula zinc finger protein XlCGF57.1-like isoform X2 yields the protein MKLMLTQLFSCAAYGLIEGRNFSEDWIIPSGDKPFSCMECGKWFKLKHLLEKYHRIQSGEKPFACSECGKCFNQKSVLVRHQRTHTGDKPYSCLQCGKCFMRKDSLERHQRIHTGEKPFSCAECGRCFTDKSAVVEHMRIHTGEKPYSCSECERCYNHKSRLVEHLRSHRGEKPYSCSECGKSFSKKSNLVKHLKTHTGEKPYSCCECGRSFTHKSSLVEHLRTHTEEKPFSCAQCGKCFTHKSSFVEHLRGHTGERPFSCSECGKCFTKKSHLIKHQSIHTGEKPYSCSECGKCFITKAKLKDHQRIHTGEKPYSCSECMKCFSQKAALIKHQKSHLGESCFTVKFV
- the LOC138797163 gene encoding gastrula zinc finger protein XlCGF57.1-like isoform X1, which encodes MDRDVAARILDLTLEIIYWISGEDYTIVKKTWGEGVAFPQESGGRSRARGPITEPPSLIHEQKILELTHRMTELLTGEVPIRCQDVAVYFSMEEWEYVEGHKDLYRGEQPLMMEDQPPGLTAQDGGSDRNPPERCPRPLYSQDCSEGNVPADNQQEREGGLTSGADNPTSVSVNGEDWIIPSGDKPFSCMECGKWFKLKHLLEKYHRIQSGEKPFACSECGKCFNQKSVLVRHQRTHTGDKPYSCLQCGKCFMRKDSLERHQRIHTGEKPFSCAECGRCFTDKSAVVEHMRIHTGEKPYSCSECERCYNHKSRLVEHLRSHRGEKPYSCSECGKSFSKKSNLVKHLKTHTGEKPYSCCECGRSFTHKSSLVEHLRTHTEEKPFSCAQCGKCFTHKSSFVEHLRGHTGERPFSCSECGKCFTKKSHLIKHQSIHTGEKPYSCSECGKCFITKAKLKDHQRIHTGEKPYSCSECMKCFSQKAALIKHQKSHLGESCFTVKFV